A region from the Sorex araneus isolate mSorAra2 chromosome 6, mSorAra2.pri, whole genome shotgun sequence genome encodes:
- the LOC129405867 gene encoding ubiquitin carboxyl-terminal hydrolase 17-like protein 6 — MAHAESWSSKNAEVCSATALQSPGPTSQVGLAPPGQGQGRAGAKALPPQGKMGRAVGAGLRNVGNSCYVNAALQCLTYTPALASWAASGLHGGAHGQRPCCRSCGVRAHIGRARRHPGEVLAPCPSLLAGFHRERQEDAHEFLMFTLDAMQQGCPQDGGREPADIPGIFGGRWRSQVQCLRCLAVSDTFEPYLDVALDVGAAPSVAQALRELVRPERLEGEDAYLCGTCGQKTPATKTLTLHAASRVLMLVLKRFCQGGDAKLAGHVSYPECLDVGGCTSERQEGPLAYVLYAVLVHTGWSSHGGHYLCYVRAGDGQWYQMDDARVSACDASHVLSQQAYVLFYAQKAEWERVGGDWGWAGPEGPGCGASAMPRERPGRPARDREPSVSGHLEPCEDSSAISLDCWRRLQEQSRPKPPPGLRRTVAALPANAVVIHRSRHSHGAPWEQPEPRKAAPETCATAAKRKSRKGQKSLRVLHSLQLPRGPRL; from the coding sequence ATGGCACACGCCGAATCCTGGAGCAGCAAGAACGCTGAAGTCTGCAGCGCCACGGCCCTACAGTCGCCGGGCCCGACGTCCCAGGTGGGTCTGGCTCccccgggccagggccagggccgggctggcgcCAAGGCTCTCCCTCCCCAGGGGAAGATGGGGCGTGCCGTGGGAGCCGGGCTGCGGAACGTCGGGAACAGCTGCTACGTGAACGCCGCCCTGCAGTGTCTGACCTACACCCCGGCCCTGGCCAGCTGGGCAGCGTCCGGGCTTCATGGCGGCGCCCACGGCCAGCGGCCCTGCTGCAGGTCGTGCGGCGTGCGGGCGCACATCGGCCGGGCCCGGcgccaccccggggaggtccTCGCGCCGTGCCCCTCGCTGCTGGCCGGATTCCACAGGGAGCGGCAGGAAGACGCGCACGAGTTCCTCATGTTCACGCTGGACGCCATGCAGCAAGGCTGCCCGCAGGACGGCGGGCGGGAGCCGGCCGACATCCCGGGCATCTTTGGAGGCCGCTGGCGGTCCCAGGTGCAGTGTCTGCGCTGCCTGGCCGTCTCCGACACCTTTGAACCTTACCTGGACGTGGCGCTGGACGTGGGAGCGGCGCCGAGCGTGGCCCAAGCCCTGCGAGAGCTGGTGAGGCCCGAGAGACTGGAGGGGGAGGACGCCTACCTGTGCGGCACCTGCGGCCAGAAGACGCCCGCCACCAAGACGCTGACCCTGCACGCGGCCTCGCGGGTCCTGATGCTGGTGCTGAAGAGGTTCTGCCAGGGCGGCGACGCCAAGCTGGCTGGGCACGTGAGCTACCCCGAGTGCCTGGACGTGGGCGGCTGCACGTCGGAGCGCCAGGAGGGGCCTCTCGCGTACGTGCTCTACGCCGTCCTTGTGCACACGGGCTGGAGCTCTCACGGTGGCCACTACCTGTGCTACGTCAGAGCGGGGGACGGCCAGTGGTACCAGATGGACGACGCCAGGGTCAGCGCCTGCGACGCGTCCCACGTCCTCAGCCAGCAGGCCTACGTCCTCTTCTACGCGCAGAAGGCCGAGTGGGAGAGAGTCGGCGGCGACTGGGGCTGGGCCGGCCCGGAGGGGCCAGGCTGCGGGGCCTCGGCGATGCCCAGGGAGCGGCCGGGCCGTCCTGCCAGGGACCGCGAGCCCTCGGTGTCTGGCCACCTCGAGCCTTGCGAGGACTCTTCTGCCATCAGCCTGGACTGCTGGAGGCGGCTGCAGGAGCAGAGCCGGCCCAAGCCGCCGCCCGGCCTCAGGAGGACGGTTGCCGCCCTGCCCGCCAACGCAGTGGTCATCCACCGCTCCAGACACAGCCACGGGGCGCCCTGGGAGCAGCCTGAGCCCCGGAAAGCTGCCCCAGAAACGTGTGCCACGGCCGCcaagaggaagagcaggaaagGCCAGAAAAGCCTGCGGGTCCTGCACAGCCTTCAGCTCCCACGGGGGCCCCGCCTCTGA
- the LOC129405866 gene encoding ubiquitin carboxyl-terminal hydrolase 17-like protein 6 has product MAHAESWSSKNAEVCSATALQSPGPTSQVGLAPPGQGQGRAGAKALPPQGKMGRAVGAGLRNVGNSCYVNAALQCLTYTPALASWAASGLHGGAHGQRPCCRSCGVRAHIGRARRHPGEVLAPCPSLLAGFHRERQEDAHEFLMFTLDAMQQGCPQDGGREPADIPGIFGGRWRSQVQCLRCLAVSDTFEPYLDVALDVGAAPSVAQALRELVRPERLEGEDAYLCGTCGQKTPATKTLTLHAASRVLMLVLKRFCQGGDAKLAGHVSYPECLDVGGCTSERQEGPLAYVLYAVLVHTGWSSHGGHYLCYVRAGDGQWYQMDDARVSACDASRVLSQQAYVLFYAQKAEWERVGGDWGWAGPEGPGCGASAMPRERPGRPARDREPSVSGHLEPCEDSSAISLDCWRRLQEQSRPKPPPGLRRTVAALPANAVVIHRSRHSHGAPWEQPEPRKAAPETCATAAKRKSRKGQKSLRVLHSLQLPRGPRL; this is encoded by the coding sequence ATGGCACACGCCGAATCCTGGAGCAGCAAGAACGCTGAAGTCTGCAGCGCCACGGCCCTACAGTCGCCGGGCCCGACGTCCCAGGTGGGTCTGGCTCccccgggccagggccagggccgggctggcgcCAAGGCTCTCCCTCCCCAGGGGAAGATGGGGCGTGCCGTGGGAGCCGGGCTGCGGAACGTCGGGAACAGCTGCTACGTGAACGCCGCCCTGCAGTGTCTGACCTACACCCCGGCCCTGGCCAGCTGGGCAGCGTCCGGGCTTCATGGCGGCGCCCACGGCCAGCGGCCCTGCTGCAGGTCGTGCGGCGTGCGGGCGCACATCGGCCGGGCCCGGcgccaccccggggaggtccTCGCGCCGTGCCCCTCGCTGCTGGCCGGATTCCACAGGGAGCGGCAGGAAGACGCGCACGAGTTCCTCATGTTCACGCTGGACGCCATGCAGCAAGGCTGCCCGCAGGACGGCGGGCGGGAGCCGGCCGACATCCCGGGCATCTTTGGAGGCCGCTGGCGGTCCCAGGTGCAGTGTCTGCGCTGCCTGGCCGTCTCCGACACCTTTGAACCTTACCTGGACGTGGCGCTGGACGTGGGAGCGGCGCCGAGCGTGGCCCAAGCCCTGCGAGAGCTGGTGAGGCCCGAGAGACTGGAGGGGGAGGACGCCTACCTGTGCGGCACCTGCGGCCAGAAGACGCCCGCCACCAAGACGCTGACCCTGCACGCGGCCTCGCGGGTCCTGATGCTGGTGCTGAAGAGGTTCTGCCAGGGCGGCGACGCCAAGCTGGCTGGGCACGTGAGCTACCCCGAGTGCCTGGACGTGGGCGGCTGCACGTCGGAGCGCCAGGAGGGGCCTCTCGCGTACGTGCTCTACGCCGTCCTGGTGCACACGGGCTGGAGCTCTCACGGTGGCCACTACCTGTGCTACGTCAGAGCGGGGGACGGCCAGTGGTACCAGATGGACGACGCCAGGGTCAGCGCCTGCGACGCGTCCCGCGTCCTCAGCCAGCAGGCCTACGTCCTCTTCTACGCGCAGAAGGCCGAGTGGGAGAGAGTCGGCGGCGACTGGGGCTGGGCCGGCCCGGAGGGGCCAGGCTGCGGGGCCTCGGCGATGCCCAGGGAGCGGCCGGGCCGTCCTGCCAGGGACCGCGAGCCCTCGGTGTCTGGCCACCTCGAGCCTTGCGAGGACTCTTCTGCCATCAGCCTGGACTGCTGGAGGCGGCTGCAGGAGCAGAGCCGGCCCAAGCCGCCGCCCGGCCTCAGGAGGACGGTTGCCGCCCTGCCCGCCAACGCAGTGGTCATCCACCGCTCCAGACACAGCCACGGGGCGCCCTGGGAGCAGCCTGAGCCCCGGAAAGCTGCCCCAGAAACGTGTGCCACGGCCGCcaagaggaagagcaggaaagGCCAGAAAAGCCTGCGGGTCCTGCACAGCCTTCAGCTCCCACGGGGGCCCCGCCTCTGA
- the LOC129405865 gene encoding ubiquitin carboxyl-terminal hydrolase 17-like protein 6, which produces MAHAESWSSKNAEVCSATALQSPGPTSQVGLAPPGQGQGRAGAKALPPQGKMGRAVGAGLRNVGNSCYVNAALQCLTYTPALASWAASGLHGGAHGQRPCCRSCGVRAHIGRARRHPGEVLAPCPSLLAGFHRERQEDAHEFLMFTLDAMQQGCPQDGGREPADIPGIFGGRWRSQVQCLRCLAVSDTFEPYLDVSLDVGAAPSVAQALRELVRPERLEGEDAYLCGTCGQKTPATKTLTLHAASRVLMLVLKRFCQGGDAKLAGHVSYPECLDVGGCTSERQEGPLAYVLYAVLVHTGWSSHGGHYLCYVRAGDGQWYQMDDARVSACDASRVLSQQAYVLFYAQKAEWERVGGDWGWAGPEGPGCGASAMPRERPGRPARDREPSVSGHLEPCEDSSAISLDCWRRLQEQSRPKPPPGLRRTVAALPANAVVIHRSRHSHGAPWEQPEPRKAAPETCATAAKRKSRKGQKSLRVLHSLQLPRGPRL; this is translated from the coding sequence ATGGCACACGCCGAATCCTGGAGCAGCAAGAACGCTGAAGTCTGCAGCGCCACGGCCCTACAGTCGCCGGGCCCGACGTCCCAGGTGGGTCTGGCTCccccgggccagggccagggccgggctggcgcCAAGGCTCTCCCTCCCCAGGGGAAGATGGGGCGTGCCGTGGGAGCCGGGCTGCGGAACGTCGGGAACAGCTGCTACGTGAACGCCGCCCTGCAGTGTCTGACCTACACCCCGGCCCTGGCCAGCTGGGCAGCGTCCGGGCTTCATGGCGGCGCCCACGGCCAGCGGCCCTGCTGCAGGTCGTGCGGCGTGCGGGCGCACATCGGCCGGGCCCGGcgccaccccggggaggtccTCGCGCCGTGCCCCTCGCTGCTGGCCGGATTCCACAGGGAGCGGCAGGAAGACGCGCACGAGTTCCTCATGTTCACGCTGGACGCCATGCAGCAAGGCTGCCCGCAGGACGGCGGGCGGGAGCCGGCCGACATCCCGGGCATCTTTGGAGGCCGCTGGCGGTCCCAGGTGCAGTGTCTGCGCTGCCTGGCCGTCTCCGACACCTTTGAACCTTACCTGGACGTGTCGCTGGACGTGGGAGCGGCGCCGAGCGTGGCCCAAGCCCTGCGAGAGCTGGTGAGGCCCGAGAGACTGGAGGGGGAGGACGCCTACCTGTGCGGCACCTGCGGCCAGAAGACGCCCGCCACCAAGACGCTGACCCTGCACGCGGCCTCGCGGGTCCTGATGCTGGTGCTGAAGAGGTTCTGCCAGGGCGGCGACGCCAAGCTGGCTGGGCACGTGAGCTACCCCGAGTGCCTGGACGTGGGCGGCTGCACGTCGGAGCGCCAGGAGGGGCCTCTCGCGTACGTGCTCTACGCCGTCCTGGTGCACACGGGCTGGAGCTCTCACGGTGGCCACTACCTGTGCTACGTCAGAGCGGGGGACGGCCAGTGGTACCAGATGGACGACGCCAGGGTCAGCGCCTGCGACGCGTCCCGCGTCCTCAGCCAGCAGGCCTACGTCCTCTTCTACGCGCAGAAGGCCGAGTGGGAGAGAGTCGGCGGCGACTGGGGCTGGGCCGGCCCGGAGGGGCCAGGCTGCGGGGCCTCGGCGATGCCCAGGGAGCGGCCGGGCCGTCCTGCCAGGGACCGCGAGCCCTCGGTGTCTGGCCACCTCGAGCCTTGCGAGGACTCTTCTGCCATCAGCCTGGACTGCTGGAGGCGGCTGCAGGAGCAGAGCCGGCCCAAGCCGCCGCCCGGCCTCAGGAGGACGGTTGCCGCCCTGCCCGCCAACGCAGTGGTCATCCACCGCTCCAGACACAGCCACGGGGCGCCCTGGGAGCAGCCTGAGCCCCGGAAAGCTGCCCCAGAAACGTGTGCCACGGCCGCcaagaggaagagcaggaaagGCCAGAAAAGCCTGCGGGTCCTGCACAGCCTTCAGCTCCCACGGGGGCCCCGCCTCTGA